GAGACAAGGGTGAGGGTTTGGCGAGGAAGAGAGGAGATGGATCTCACCACTTCCAACCTGAGCTTGCCGGCGAGCCGTCCTCTGCTACCCCAACTTGAGCACCTCCAACTCATGAGCAGATCCCCCACCATACCTCTCCTTCGCTCCTCCTCTATCATCGCGCGCCGTCGTCGAAGCTTGGACTGTGCGGGTCAGGCGGCGCGTCGCCGAGGGGATGGGAGGCGGCGACAGCAGGAGGAGGCGGGGAAGAGAAGAGTGGAGGGAGGAGAGGGAGATAGAGGAGGGCTCGCGGCGGAGGTGGCCGGAGGCGAGCGCGCGTGgacgaggagggagggaggagagataggagggagggaggggaggCGGTTGCGGGTGCGGGGGAGGAAGGTTTGGGGGCTAGGTTTCTACAGGCGGAGCGGCTGACTTTTATACACCTGCACGTGAAAATACGATAATGCCCTCGGCGGGGCATGAAATCTACAGGCGGTGGCACGAGCGATTTAAAGGCGACGTGGAGGGCGCGGTTTTGCCTACCAGTCTAGGAGGCTTTATATGTTCAATGCAGAATGCTGTTAAGCATTTATGTCCATTGAAGGGTGAAGAAAAAATGAAGGAGGGAAAGAGAAAGATGGAGAGGACGGTGAAtatgaagatgaagaagaagaggaagagtcTCATATTATCACAGATTTTAGTGAATGCATGTATGGCTATGAGGACAAAGTAGAATTTCAAGAAGCATTTGACGATATGAGAAATAAAGTGCACAAGCAAACTTGGTTAGATAGTATCTACAAGTTGAAAGAAAAGATGGCTGAATGTTATATGAGAGATGTGTTCAGTTTGGGAGTGAGAAGTACACAACTTAGTGAGAGCATCAACAATTTATTGAAAAACCATTTGAAATCAGATTTTCATATTGTTCGGTTCTTGATGCATTTTGAGAGGACAGTGGAGGTAAAAGGAACAAAGGAATTGCAATCTGAATTTGAACAAAGGAAGAAGTTGCCAAGAATCAAGATGCACACACCTATGTTGGTGCTAGCAAGCAACGAATACACTCCAATTATCTTTGAATCTTTTCAAGGTGAATATGAGAGATCCATGGCTGCATGCACTAGAGTCTTGGATGGAAATAACAAAGTTGGGGTTGCTATTGGGAGTTTGCATGGTGATTTACATTTTGAGGAGGAGCGCATAGTGATTGGTGATCCTTTGACCAAAACCGCTTCATGTAGTTGTGGAATGTTCAATAGGACAGGAATATTGTGTGGACATGGTCTCAAAGTTCTTGACTTGATGAATATAAAGACATTACCAACACATTATGTATTAAAGAGATGGACTAGAGAAGCACGCAATGGAAGCATACAAGATAGACAAGGAAGGAATGTGGTAGAGAATCTAAAGTTTGAAGCCCAACTTTGGTACAAGGGTGTGTCTCACAAGTTTCACACTATGGCACATAAAGTAACCAACTCTCTAGAGTGTCGTTTGATATTAGAAAATGCACTTGATTGCGTTGGTCCACAACTAGATGAGAAACTTGATGCAACTATGAATGCTACGAAAAAGCCATGTGATGACCAAGAAAATGTTGACCCAAATGTGCAACTAACTAGTGAGTTTCTTAGTGCCGCAAAGCTCAAGAAAAAAGAGGTTGCATCAAAAAATTTGAGGAGAAAGAAAGGCTGGCTTGATAAGTTACTCAAGGGGAAGCGCAAGCCAACTAAAGTTGCCTTGTCAAAAAAAGAGGGAGCAAAGGTATGTTCCAAACTATACATGATATGTTGTTGCCACTCGTTGCTAAACTAAATACTGAAACTTTCATGGCAGCAGCAAAAGAAAAATGATGGTGGACAGCCTCAAGTGAGAGTGGAGAAGGATGATGGTGGACAGCCTCAAGTGAGAGTGGAGAAGGATGATGGTGGACAGCCTCAAGTGAGAGTGGAGAAGGATGATGGCGATAAAAGAGCAAATGTGGAGCTTCAAGAGAGCAACACGGTTGTCAGTTACACGCAGCTCTTGATGACTCCCCTTGACGGTGTTTATGATGAAAATCTGTTCTAACGTGTACAAGCTTGTTAGATAGTATTTAGGACATTTTGACTAGTATTTTGGACAAAGATGACTATAGTATTTTGGATTTTGGGCTGACTATAGTCTTTCGTGGCCTAAGTGTACAAGTAGACTGGCCTAATTTATCTACTTGAAGAATTATGTAAGAACAGATTTTGTTGGTGCCGAATTTGAGTTGCAAATACTACAAAGTCtgtatattgttgaattcattttGAGTTTACTTTTTAATTCATTGTATAATGTATGCCTCATGTTCAACTCTTCCTTTTTCAGTTCCTTTTCCAGTACTAAAGTCTTTGTATCAAACACTTTTCTGCTGCAGGCTTGCTACACTGAATTTGTTCTCTGTCTGTAGTTAAATGAATTTGATTTGTCTTCAGTTAACTGAATTACGTAGCTGTCTATAGTTGTGTGTAGTTAACTGAATTTGGTCTCCGTCTGCCGGCTGCCAGCTCCAGGACACCCGTCATGGTCAGAGGTAGCATAAAGGGCGTCGGAAGGGTCGTGAGAACGGGCAGAGGCAGCCGACGGATGGGAGGCGGACGAAGCAGCCGAAGGTGGGCGGCCGTCGAGGCCGATTCCTCCCGTGGACGCCGCCGGAGTTCAACCTGGAGGACGAGTCCCCTGGGGGAGCAGCCGGAGCGCCTCATCCCCCTTTCCCGCAGCGTGCTGAGGAGCTCCCTCGCTTTTCCGTTAAGGTGGTCGTCGGAGCTGAGGTGGGGCGCCGTCGCAATGGGGACGAGGACCTCGTCGGAGCGGAGCGGGGCGGGGAGGTGAAGGCGTGGGGGCGGAGGGGATTGCCGGCGTCGTTTATCCGGTGGCCGCCGCCGGAGCTCCCATGGCTCCCTTCCCCATGACGGCGACAGCGGCAGAGCTCTGCGTCGGAGCCGAGTTCCCGCCCGCGAAGCCTCCGTTTCCCGCGGAGCTGATAattgaggaggaggacggggacgagtCGACGACCAGGTTGTTTCCGTGTTGACTGATTCTGACCGTCGAATGCAGATGGAGGGTGGATTCGGAGCCTCAAGGCAATGCATGCCTTGCCTGAGGGAGGCAC
This sequence is a window from Aegilops tauschii subsp. strangulata cultivar AL8/78 chromosome 7, Aet v6.0, whole genome shotgun sequence. Protein-coding genes within it:
- the LOC141027377 gene encoding protein FAR1-RELATED SEQUENCE 5-like; amino-acid sequence: RKNEGGKEKDGEDGEYEDEEEEEESHIITDFSECMYGYEDKVEFQEAFDDMRNKVHKQTWLDSIYKLKEKMAECYMRDVFSLGVRSTQLSESINNLLKNHLKSDFHIVRFLMHFERTVEVKGTKELQSEFEQRKKLPRIKMHTPMLVLASNEYTPIIFESFQGEYERSMAACTRVLDGNNKVGVAIGSLHGDLHFEEERIVIGDPLTKTASCSCGMFNRTGILCGHGLKVLDLMNIKTLPTHYVLKRWTREARNGSIQDRQGRNVVENLKFEAQLWYKGVSHKFHTMAHKVTNSLECRLILENALDCVGPQLDEKLDATMNATKKPCDDQENVDPNVQLTSEFLSAAKLKKKEVASKNLRRKKGWLDKLLKGKRKPTKVALSKKEGAKQQKKNDGGQPQVRVEKDDGGQPQVRVEKDDGGQPQVRVEKDDGDKRANVELQESNTVVSYTQLLMTPLDGVYDENLF